A section of the Acropora muricata isolate sample 2 chromosome 4, ASM3666990v1, whole genome shotgun sequence genome encodes:
- the LOC136914429 gene encoding uncharacterized protein isoform X2, whose product MFWTSNMRHPLACVLAVTAIFVINLGTDLVIGQYSSVAIANYKIRLVGCYKENPAKPNVNVKLFDDKTGFNSKIKVDWKNYAAYLRGLLQRCATSAQAKGYQFFALSDKSFCKSGKVSTTYARTGSSANCRNGKMEKCPANQDCVGFNKKANFVYKLEAIPTTRKTKPTPRKPGARTKPSGSSAQLSALSCQSYLVGIKAAAVSSGKPQVPTPGKAKPTVAGKATKPTAGTPGTPAPTPTIQAAFEAKIKDIYKGYSCLTCLKTVNVSSSTLFVMLKFTCEGLHLKKLVDAIGAGNIVKAECYPPVCYSSVYPCTTPCGMATCPMVPSSPYPTVCPAPAPVAPPPPPPPALLPSPPCPMPCPSRCAPACSTFCCRSLIGNRIKIDNAFKKSETSKVDDLDDDDDDDVDDDVDDDDDVEDENDDIDESS is encoded by the exons ATGTTTTGGACTTCAAACATGAGGCACCCGTTGGCATGTGTTCTTGCAGTAACCGCCATTTTTGTAATAAATTTAG GAACAGATTTAGTTATCG GTCAATACTCCAGTGTTG CCATAGCAAACTACAAAATCAGGTTAGTAGGATGTTATAAGGAAAACCCAGCCAAACCAAACGTAAACGTGAAACTGTTTGACGATAAGACTGGCTTCAACTCGAAAATCAAAGTGGACTGGAAAAACTACGCAGCCTACCTAAGAGGTTTGCTTCAAAGATGTGCTACAAGTGCCCAAGCAAAGGGATACCAGTTCTTTGCTCTCAGTGATAAAA GTTTTTGCAAGTCTGGCAAAGTTTCCACTACATACGCAAGGACAGGTTCGTCGGCAAATTGCAGAAACGGAAAGATGGAAAAGTGTCCAGCAAATCAAGACTGTGTTGGCTTCAACAAAAAAGCTAATTTTGTTTACAAGTTAGAGG CAATTCCTACTACTCGAAAGACGAAACCAACACCAAGGAAACCAGGCGCCAGAACTAAGCCCTCAGGAAGCAGTGCCCAGCTGAGTGCACTGAGCT GCCAGAGCTACTTGGTAGGCATAAAAGCGGCTGCTGTTAGTTCCGGAAAGCCACAGGTACCAACCCCAGGTAAAGCAAAACCCACTGTGGCAGGCAAAGCAACTAAGCCTACCGCAGGAACTCCAGGTACTCCTGCTCCGACACCCACAATACAGGCAGCATTTGAGGCAAAG ATCAAGGACATTTACAAAGGATATTCTTGTTTGACCTGCTTGAAAACCGTAAACGTGAG CTCTTCCACCTTGTTCGTGATGCTGAAGTTTACATGCGAAGGACTTCACTTAAAGAAACTGGTCGATGCTATCGGTGCCGGCAACATTGTCAAAGCAG AATGCTACCCTCCGGTATGCTACAGTTCAGTGTACCCTTGCACCACTCCTTGTGGAATGGCCACCTGTCCCATGGTACCATCTTCACCGTATCCCACAGTCTGCCCGGCGCCTGCGCCTGTAGCTCCACCACCACCCCCGCCCCCAGCACTATTGCCGTCCCCACCGTGCCCAATGCCGTGTCCTTCTCGATGCGCTCCAGCTTGCAGCACCTTCTGTTGCCGTTCTTTGATAGGCAACAGAATTAAGATTGACAATGCATTCAAAAAATCAGAGACGTCTAAAGTCGATGATCtggatgatgacgacgatgatgatgtcGATGATGATgtcgatgatgatgacgatgttgAGGATGAAAACGACGACATCGATGAATCGTCCTAA
- the LOC136914429 gene encoding uncharacterized protein isoform X1, whose amino-acid sequence MITMSLNGTLDEKLSKQTKVIHVRSDLITIRSLGSRSSLCSIRMFWTSNMRHPLACVLAVTAIFVINLGTDLVIGQYSSVAIANYKIRLVGCYKENPAKPNVNVKLFDDKTGFNSKIKVDWKNYAAYLRGLLQRCATSAQAKGYQFFALSDKSFCKSGKVSTTYARTGSSANCRNGKMEKCPANQDCVGFNKKANFVYKLEAIPTTRKTKPTPRKPGARTKPSGSSAQLSALSCQSYLVGIKAAAVSSGKPQVPTPGKAKPTVAGKATKPTAGTPGTPAPTPTIQAAFEAKIKDIYKGYSCLTCLKTVNVSSSTLFVMLKFTCEGLHLKKLVDAIGAGNIVKAECYPPVCYSSVYPCTTPCGMATCPMVPSSPYPTVCPAPAPVAPPPPPPPALLPSPPCPMPCPSRCAPACSTFCCRSLIGNRIKIDNAFKKSETSKVDDLDDDDDDDVDDDVDDDDDVEDENDDIDESS is encoded by the exons ATGATAACAATGTCCCTAAATGGTACGCTGGACGAGAAGTTGTCTAAACAAACTAAAGTCATTCATGTGAGATCAGATTTAATCACAATAAGATCGTTGGGAAGCCGTTCGAGTCTTTGTTCCATACG GATGTTTTGGACTTCAAACATGAGGCACCCGTTGGCATGTGTTCTTGCAGTAACCGCCATTTTTGTAATAAATTTAG GAACAGATTTAGTTATCG GTCAATACTCCAGTGTTG CCATAGCAAACTACAAAATCAGGTTAGTAGGATGTTATAAGGAAAACCCAGCCAAACCAAACGTAAACGTGAAACTGTTTGACGATAAGACTGGCTTCAACTCGAAAATCAAAGTGGACTGGAAAAACTACGCAGCCTACCTAAGAGGTTTGCTTCAAAGATGTGCTACAAGTGCCCAAGCAAAGGGATACCAGTTCTTTGCTCTCAGTGATAAAA GTTTTTGCAAGTCTGGCAAAGTTTCCACTACATACGCAAGGACAGGTTCGTCGGCAAATTGCAGAAACGGAAAGATGGAAAAGTGTCCAGCAAATCAAGACTGTGTTGGCTTCAACAAAAAAGCTAATTTTGTTTACAAGTTAGAGG CAATTCCTACTACTCGAAAGACGAAACCAACACCAAGGAAACCAGGCGCCAGAACTAAGCCCTCAGGAAGCAGTGCCCAGCTGAGTGCACTGAGCT GCCAGAGCTACTTGGTAGGCATAAAAGCGGCTGCTGTTAGTTCCGGAAAGCCACAGGTACCAACCCCAGGTAAAGCAAAACCCACTGTGGCAGGCAAAGCAACTAAGCCTACCGCAGGAACTCCAGGTACTCCTGCTCCGACACCCACAATACAGGCAGCATTTGAGGCAAAG ATCAAGGACATTTACAAAGGATATTCTTGTTTGACCTGCTTGAAAACCGTAAACGTGAG CTCTTCCACCTTGTTCGTGATGCTGAAGTTTACATGCGAAGGACTTCACTTAAAGAAACTGGTCGATGCTATCGGTGCCGGCAACATTGTCAAAGCAG AATGCTACCCTCCGGTATGCTACAGTTCAGTGTACCCTTGCACCACTCCTTGTGGAATGGCCACCTGTCCCATGGTACCATCTTCACCGTATCCCACAGTCTGCCCGGCGCCTGCGCCTGTAGCTCCACCACCACCCCCGCCCCCAGCACTATTGCCGTCCCCACCGTGCCCAATGCCGTGTCCTTCTCGATGCGCTCCAGCTTGCAGCACCTTCTGTTGCCGTTCTTTGATAGGCAACAGAATTAAGATTGACAATGCATTCAAAAAATCAGAGACGTCTAAAGTCGATGATCtggatgatgacgacgatgatgatgtcGATGATGATgtcgatgatgatgacgatgttgAGGATGAAAACGACGACATCGATGAATCGTCCTAA